A single region of the Rhodospirillales bacterium genome encodes:
- a CDS encoding ribonucleotide-diphosphate reductase subunit beta encodes MATLTNRSKLMSPKLAPITDDVTKSDSPLLQERHVYKPFLYPWCYEAWLTQQRVHWLPEEVPMAEDIRDWKHKLSPSEKNLLMQIFRFFTQADVEVNNCYMKHYARVFGPVEVQMMLSAFSNIETIHIAAYSHLLDTLGIPEVEYQAFMKYKEMKDKYDYMQTANMSSRRDIAKTVALFSGFTEGLQLFASFAILMNFPRFNKMKGMGQIITWSVRDETLHCLSIIKLFNTFIQENPDIWDDELKAEITESCKIIVGHEDAFIDLAFEMGDIEGLTSEEVKNYIRWIGDRRLQQLTLDPVYGIEKNPLPWMDEMLNGAEHTNFFENRATEYSKASTGGTWEEVFEEGIFGGDGPDKVAAE; translated from the coding sequence ATGGCAACCCTAACCAACAGGAGTAAATTGATGAGCCCGAAACTCGCGCCGATCACGGATGATGTGACCAAAAGTGATTCCCCCCTTCTGCAGGAACGCCATGTTTATAAACCGTTCCTGTATCCATGGTGTTACGAAGCATGGCTGACGCAGCAGCGCGTTCACTGGTTGCCGGAAGAGGTGCCCATGGCCGAAGACATCCGCGACTGGAAACACAAGCTGTCCCCGTCGGAAAAGAATCTTTTGATGCAGATTTTCCGTTTTTTCACGCAGGCCGATGTGGAAGTGAATAACTGTTACATGAAACATTACGCCCGTGTCTTCGGCCCGGTCGAGGTTCAGATGATGCTTTCGGCTTTTTCCAATATTGAAACCATTCATATTGCGGCCTATTCGCATTTGCTGGATACGCTTGGCATTCCAGAAGTCGAGTATCAGGCTTTCATGAAATACAAGGAAATGAAGGACAAATATGATTACATGCAAACGGCGAATATGTCCTCCCGCCGTGATATTGCCAAAACGGTCGCGCTCTTCAGCGGCTTTACGGAAGGGCTGCAGCTCTTTGCCTCTTTCGCTATTTTGATGAACTTTCCCCGCTTTAATAAAATGAAGGGCATGGGGCAGATTATCACCTGGTCCGTGCGGGACGAAACCCTGCACTGCCTGTCGATTATCAAGCTCTTCAACACGTTCATTCAGGAAAACCCGGATATCTGGGATGATGAGCTGAAGGCGGAAATCACGGAAAGCTGTAAAATAATTGTCGGGCACGAAGACGCCTTTATCGATCTTGCCTTTGAGATGGGCGATATTGAAGGTTTAACGTCCGAAGAGGTCAAAAATTATATCCGCTGGATCGGTGACCGCCGCCTGCAGCAATTGACGCTGGATCCCGTCTACGGGATCGAGAAGAACCCGTTGCCGTGGATGGATGAAATGCTCAACGGGGCGGAACACACGAACTTCTTTGAAAACCGCGCGACGGAATATTCCAAAGCCTCCACCGGCGGCACGTGGGAAGAGGTTTTCGAAGAGGGGATTTTCGGCGGCGACGGTCCGGATAAAGTGGCGGCGGAATAA
- a CDS encoding transglycosylase SLT domain-containing protein, translated as MNAKKPDTALNPALEADKLLPPENEGERLSGAFARHTAQSKPKNGPEEDGRFVFMAASGMFGNILHEADQKGIEAPERGASSSFSQATGQYHRSSEIVTASYSGSEYGYSAGVEKLLKAGNPKVVGYIETAVQAAQARGLNPQLFVNQLYAESGYREDVVTGQRLSSTGARGVGQFMPETGARYGLHSPADFANPEKSINAAAEYMKDLTNRYGSQELAIVAYNGGGGAINLAKEGLGESNITIDQWNQFMAERRISSPSAKASAWQNETYTYVNKILVPPSDSTENQDVAALNNEGNGVKVAAAVSPPPAPA; from the coding sequence ATGAATGCGAAAAAGCCAGATACGGCGCTGAATCCTGCGCTGGAAGCGGATAAGCTCCTCCCTCCGGAGAATGAAGGGGAGAGGCTTTCCGGCGCGTTTGCGCGTCACACGGCCCAGTCAAAGCCTAAAAACGGCCCTGAGGAAGACGGCCGCTTTGTTTTTATGGCTGCCTCCGGGATGTTCGGAAATATTTTACACGAAGCGGACCAAAAGGGGATAGAGGCTCCGGAAAGAGGGGCCTCCAGTTCGTTTTCACAGGCCACGGGCCAGTATCACCGGTCCAGCGAGATTGTAACGGCGTCCTATAGCGGCTCGGAATACGGCTACAGCGCGGGCGTTGAAAAACTGTTGAAAGCCGGCAACCCGAAAGTCGTCGGATATATCGAAACGGCCGTTCAGGCCGCGCAGGCACGGGGACTGAACCCGCAGCTTTTTGTGAACCAGCTTTATGCCGAATCCGGATATCGTGAGGATGTGGTCACCGGACAGAGATTGTCCTCGACCGGGGCAAGAGGCGTAGGACAGTTTATGCCGGAAACAGGCGCCCGGTACGGCTTGCACAGCCCCGCCGATTTTGCAAATCCTGAAAAAAGCATCAATGCAGCGGCAGAGTATATGAAAGATTTGACAAACAGGTACGGATCGCAGGAACTGGCTATTGTCGCCTATAACGGCGGCGGCGGCGCCATTAATCTGGCCAAAGAGGGTCTGGGCGAGTCGAATATTACGATCGACCAGTGGAACCAATTCATGGCAGAGCGGCGCATATCCAGCCCTTCAGCAAAAGCATCAGCCTGGCAGAACGAGACATACACGTATGTGAACAAAATTCTGGTGCCGCCGAGCGATTCGACTGAAAATCAGGACGTTGCCGCGCTCAACAACGAAGGAAACGGCGTCAAGGTTGCGGCGGCGGTTTCCCCGCCACCCGCGCCCGCCTAG
- a CDS encoding ribonucleoside-diphosphate reductase subunit alpha translates to MFDYAQIEGGNRVQIDRSRDENLTKFGIETLYDRYLLPEEGPQDLFARVAMYYGDDSAHAQRLYDYISKLWFMPATPVLSNGGTSRGLPISCFLNESGDSLENIVELWNENVWLASLGGGIGSYWGNVRSIGEKVGRNGKTSGIVPFIRVMDSLTLAISQGSLRRGSAAIYLPIWHPEIEEFIEIRRPTGGDPNRKALNLHHGVLVTNDFMHAVENGEEWALKSPKDKSVVAKVSARDLWIRLLTARIETGEPYIVFIDHVNDHIPDHHKMAGLNVKMSNLCAEITLPTGKDHLGNERTAVCCLSSLNLEKFEEWQDHPQLIEDIMRFLDNVLSDFIEKAPDSMKRAKYAAMRERSVGLGTMGFHSFLQSKMIPFEGVMAKVWNRRMFQHIKRGADDASRKLAEERGACPDAADYGIMERFSNKMSIAPTASISIICGGSSAGIEPVAANAYTHKTLSGSFPVKSKFLTKLLEEKGQNTEDVWSSIFTNEGSVQHLDFLSDEEKDVFKTAFEIDQRWVIEHAADRAPFVCQAQSINLFLPANVHKRDLHGLHWQAWKKGVKSLYYCRSKSIQRAESNASWIRSRESEGRAPELTEQPAPAQQQETQYEECLSCQ, encoded by the coding sequence ATGTTTGACTATGCGCAGATTGAGGGGGGGAACCGTGTCCAGATCGACCGCTCCCGGGACGAAAATCTCACAAAATTCGGGATTGAAACCCTGTATGACCGGTATTTATTGCCGGAAGAAGGGCCGCAGGATCTTTTTGCGCGTGTGGCGATGTATTACGGGGATGATTCGGCCCATGCGCAGCGCCTGTACGATTATATCTCCAAACTCTGGTTTATGCCGGCCACGCCTGTTTTGTCCAATGGCGGCACCAGCCGCGGTCTGCCGATTTCCTGTTTCCTGAACGAATCGGGCGACAGTCTCGAAAATATTGTGGAGCTGTGGAACGAGAATGTCTGGCTGGCCTCTCTGGGCGGCGGCATCGGTTCTTACTGGGGCAATGTGCGCTCGATCGGCGAAAAAGTGGGCCGCAACGGCAAAACGTCGGGTATCGTGCCTTTTATTCGCGTGATGGATTCCCTGACCCTCGCCATCTCCCAGGGGTCCCTGCGCCGCGGCTCTGCGGCGATTTACCTGCCCATCTGGCATCCGGAAATCGAGGAATTTATTGAGATTCGCCGTCCCACCGGCGGGGACCCGAATCGCAAGGCCCTGAATCTCCATCACGGCGTTCTGGTCACCAACGACTTTATGCATGCCGTTGAAAATGGCGAGGAATGGGCGCTGAAATCGCCGAAGGACAAATCCGTTGTCGCCAAAGTCAGTGCGCGGGATCTGTGGATTCGCCTGTTGACCGCCCGCATTGAAACGGGAGAGCCCTATATCGTCTTTATCGACCATGTGAACGACCATATTCCGGACCACCACAAAATGGCGGGCCTGAATGTGAAGATGTCCAATCTATGCGCGGAAATCACCCTGCCTACGGGCAAGGACCATCTGGGGAACGAACGGACGGCGGTCTGCTGCCTGTCGTCCCTCAATCTTGAGAAATTCGAGGAATGGCAGGACCATCCGCAGCTTATCGAAGATATCATGCGCTTTCTGGATAATGTTTTGTCCGACTTCATTGAAAAAGCGCCCGATTCGATGAAACGCGCAAAATACGCGGCGATGCGCGAGCGTTCCGTGGGGCTTGGCACCATGGGTTTCCATTCCTTCCTGCAGTCCAAGATGATTCCCTTCGAGGGCGTGATGGCCAAGGTCTGGAACCGCCGGATGTTCCAGCATATCAAACGCGGCGCCGACGATGCGTCCCGCAAACTGGCGGAAGAACGCGGGGCCTGTCCGGATGCGGCCGATTACGGAATCATGGAGCGTTTTTCGAACAAAATGTCGATTGCGCCGACTGCGTCCATTTCCATTATTTGCGGCGGCTCTTCCGCGGGGATTGAGCCGGTCGCGGCGAACGCCTACACCCATAAAACGCTTTCCGGGTCCTTTCCGGTGAAAAGCAAATTCCTGACAAAGCTTCTGGAAGAAAAAGGACAAAATACCGAAGACGTCTGGTCTTCCATTTTCACCAACGAGGGGTCCGTCCAGCATCTGGATTTCCTCAGCGACGAGGAAAAAGACGTGTTCAAGACGGCCTTTGAAATCGACCAGCGCTGGGTGATCGAACATGCGGCGGACCGGGCGCCTTTTGTCTGTCAGGCGCAGAGCATCAACCTCTTCCTGCCGGCGAATGTGCACAAAAGGGACCTGCACGGCCTCCACTGGCAGGCCTGGAAGAAAGGGGTGAAATCCCTTTATTACTGCCGCTCCAAATCCATCCAGCGCGCCGAAAGCAACGCAAGCTGGATCCGCAGCCGCGAAAGCGAAGGCCGCGCGCCGGAACTCACCGAACAGCCGGCGCCGGCGCAGCAGCAGGAAACGCAATACGAAGAATGCCTGAGCTGTCAGTAA
- the pyk gene encoding pyruvate kinase, which translates to MRRYRQTKIVATLGPSSSEEPMIRKLLETGVDVFRLNFSHGTHDDHRARLQTIRALQKEYDRPIGILADLQGPKFRIGQFKNGAIDLHEGMKLRFDLDPALGDETRVCLPHAEVLRALNEESEILLDDGKVRVRVLQKSDGALDVEVLAGIKLSNNKGFNVPGVVLPVSALTEKDRLDLTAALDMGADWIAQSFVQRAEDVAETKKLIQGRAALMAKIEKPSAVKHLDEILDHVDGIMLARGDLGVEMPPEDVPALQKRIVRQVRTVGKPVIVATQMLESMIENPRPTRAEASDVATAVYDGTDAVMLSAETASGHYPVEAVSMMDRICQRTEADPAYREIIESNQPKTENDASDAITVAATYVARDTHAAAIVNYTSSGSTTLRTVRQRPDIPILCLTQNISTACRLMLSYGVRTFHVTDVSSFAETVKKATKLVKEKGYAQKGERIVLTAGVPFGTPGSTNVLRVAWVE; encoded by the coding sequence ATTCGCCGATACCGCCAAACCAAAATTGTCGCCACTCTTGGCCCCTCTTCCAGCGAAGAGCCCATGATTCGGAAGCTTCTGGAAACGGGCGTCGATGTCTTCCGGCTCAATTTTTCGCACGGAACGCATGACGATCATAGAGCCCGCCTGCAAACGATTCGCGCGCTTCAGAAAGAATATGACCGCCCGATCGGTATCCTGGCGGATCTTCAAGGGCCTAAATTTCGCATCGGCCAGTTTAAAAACGGCGCGATCGACCTGCATGAAGGCATGAAACTCCGCTTTGACCTCGACCCGGCTCTGGGCGATGAAACACGCGTTTGCCTGCCGCATGCGGAAGTGCTGCGTGCCCTGAACGAGGAGTCGGAAATCCTGCTGGATGATGGAAAGGTGCGCGTGCGCGTCCTCCAAAAAAGCGATGGCGCGCTGGACGTGGAGGTTCTCGCAGGAATAAAGCTTTCGAACAATAAAGGCTTTAACGTGCCCGGTGTCGTTCTGCCGGTTTCAGCCCTGACGGAAAAAGACCGGCTGGACCTGACCGCCGCGCTGGATATGGGCGCAGACTGGATTGCCCAAAGTTTTGTGCAGCGGGCGGAAGACGTGGCGGAAACAAAAAAACTTATTCAGGGCCGCGCCGCCCTGATGGCGAAAATCGAAAAACCCAGCGCCGTAAAACACCTGGATGAAATCCTGGACCATGTCGACGGGATTATGCTGGCGCGGGGCGATCTGGGTGTGGAAATGCCGCCGGAAGACGTTCCCGCGTTGCAAAAACGGATTGTCCGGCAAGTGCGGACCGTGGGAAAGCCCGTGATTGTCGCCACGCAAATGCTCGAATCCATGATTGAAAATCCCCGGCCGACCCGCGCGGAAGCCTCCGATGTCGCCACAGCGGTTTACGACGGGACCGACGCGGTCATGCTTTCGGCGGAAACGGCCTCCGGACATTATCCGGTAGAAGCCGTGTCCATGATGGACCGCATCTGCCAACGCACGGAAGCCGATCCGGCCTATCGCGAAATCATAGAAAGCAATCAGCCCAAAACCGAAAACGACGCATCCGACGCCATCACCGTCGCCGCGACTTATGTCGCCAGAGACACCCATGCCGCCGCGATTGTGAATTACACCTCTTCCGGCTCCACAACGCTTCGAACGGTCCGGCAAAGACCCGATATCCCGATTTTGTGCCTGACGCAGAATATATCGACCGCCTGCCGCCTGATGCTGTCTTACGGCGTCCGGACCTTTCATGTGACCGACGTCAGCAGCTTCGCCGAAACGGTCAAAAAGGCCACCAAACTCGTGAAAGAAAAAGGCTACGCCCAGAAAGGCGAACGCATCGTCCTGACCGCCGGCGTTCCCTTCGGCACGCCGGGCAGCACGAACGTCCTCAGAGTGGCCTGGGTGGAATAA
- a CDS encoding transglutaminase-like cysteine peptidase: protein MAPAYIFSSGFMRLLFLAGLFWLICCLPAFAADRGASFFPAPIGRHESAGALPQWKRILDQAAQEEDFYLQCQKAPQECPSLRIAVWQKFITTLQNVPEKDRILAVNNWFNLLPYRQDNWVYGKKDHWATMVEFLDFSGDCEDFAIAKYLTLKQLGVSPEAMRIAMVYDIYSGTDHAFLVINFEGDELILDNREDTVDRREFARRYKPHFAFNEETVWTYDSPLMVRTMRGNDGESVLAGNR, encoded by the coding sequence ATGGCTCCTGCTTATATTTTCTCTTCGGGGTTTATGCGCCTGTTGTTTTTGGCCGGCCTGTTCTGGCTGATATGCTGCTTGCCGGCCTTCGCGGCGGATCGGGGGGCCTCTTTCTTTCCCGCGCCGATCGGCAGGCACGAGAGCGCCGGCGCGTTGCCGCAGTGGAAACGCATTCTGGATCAGGCCGCACAGGAAGAGGACTTTTATCTCCAATGTCAAAAGGCGCCGCAGGAATGTCCTTCGCTGCGCATTGCCGTCTGGCAAAAATTTATCACAACGTTGCAGAACGTACCCGAAAAAGACCGGATTCTGGCGGTGAATAACTGGTTCAATCTCTTGCCCTACCGTCAGGACAACTGGGTGTACGGCAAGAAAGACCACTGGGCGACGATGGTTGAGTTTCTCGATTTTTCAGGCGATTGCGAGGATTTTGCGATTGCCAAATATCTGACCCTCAAACAGCTTGGCGTTTCGCCCGAAGCGATGCGCATTGCGATGGTCTACGATATCTATAGCGGCACGGACCATGCGTTTCTTGTCATCAATTTTGAAGGGGACGAACTGATTCTGGATAACCGCGAAGACACCGTGGACCGCCGCGAGTTCGCCAGACGCTATAAACCGCATTTCGCCTTTAATGAAGAGACTGTCTGGACCTACGACAGTCCGCTCATGGTTCGCACGATGCGCGGAAATGACGGAGAATCTGTTCTGGCCGGGAACCGGTAG
- a CDS encoding transglutaminase-like cysteine peptidase codes for MGQNTEQQKIHRGILSGLKTRLHRNKLGELLVLDGRLSPHDLRHALQISKTSGRKLGRVLVEEHFVDKAALRQTLVEQFALRFMTTSITAFLALSSMGIAKSARASTIKDVPSRIALETNAIQQVSYHPQIFGSTEKRSSSLKAFTKWTGMFTRFDAALSQSHGQKVMADFRAQLEGLKGLPLNKMAEQVNTMVNKVRYVGDSKNYGKNDYWATPVEFFTRGGDCEDFAIAKYTALRMLGVPESRLRIAIVQDLQKNVPHAILIVYTDGGPVILDNQMKTTPRADRVSHYKPIFSINREAWWLHTKPRGNVTVVASAAQ; via the coding sequence ATGGGGCAAAACACCGAACAGCAAAAGATTCATCGCGGAATACTTTCGGGATTGAAGACCAGGCTGCATCGAAACAAGCTTGGGGAGCTTCTTGTTCTCGATGGGCGTCTGTCTCCGCATGATCTGCGCCATGCCCTGCAAATAAGCAAGACGTCCGGCCGCAAGCTTGGCCGCGTCCTTGTTGAAGAGCATTTTGTTGATAAGGCGGCGTTGCGCCAGACCCTTGTGGAGCAGTTTGCCCTGCGTTTTATGACAACGTCCATTACGGCGTTTCTGGCGCTGTCCAGTATGGGGATTGCGAAATCCGCCCGCGCCAGCACGATCAAGGATGTTCCCTCCCGCATTGCGCTGGAGACGAATGCCATCCAGCAGGTGAGTTATCACCCCCAGATTTTCGGCTCGACGGAAAAGCGGTCGAGTTCCCTGAAGGCTTTCACAAAATGGACGGGCATGTTTACGCGTTTTGATGCGGCGCTCAGCCAGTCCCACGGTCAAAAAGTAATGGCGGATTTTCGCGCACAGCTGGAAGGTCTGAAGGGTCTTCCTTTGAATAAAATGGCGGAGCAGGTCAATACGATGGTCAATAAGGTTCGTTATGTTGGCGATTCTAAAAATTACGGGAAGAATGATTACTGGGCGACGCCGGTCGAATTTTTCACCCGTGGCGGGGATTGCGAAGACTTTGCTATCGCCAAATATACGGCGCTGCGGATGCTGGGCGTTCCTGAAAGCCGTCTGCGGATTGCGATTGTTCAGGACCTTCAGAAGAATGTGCCGCACGCCATTTTGATCGTCTACACGGATGGCGGTCCGGTTATTCTGGACAACCAGATGAAAACGACTCCCCGTGCGGATCGGGTGTCGCATTACAAGCCGATCTTTTCGATCAATCGCGAAGCCTGGTGGCTCCACACCAAGCCGCGTGGAAACGTAACGGTTGTTGCTTCCGCCGCGCAATAG
- the rfaE1 gene encoding D-glycero-beta-D-manno-heptose-7-phosphate kinase: MAGTRVLVIGDIMLDSFVYGEVSRISPESPVPVLSISHDNKMLGGAGNVLSNLSGLGVRSKVISVIGADENGKVLRGIAETLGADASGLIEDDSRPTTLKTRYLSRNHQLLRTDFENTHEVSEEISNRILQEAETAIANGIGAIVLSDYGKGVLTKNIISGIIRRANTKNIPVLVDPKGNDYGCYKDADVVTPNRRELSEATGGMPVKEDSDIVKAAEQLMTRNGIKAVVATRSEDGMSIVRARKEGGFEQPVHLKTESLEVFDVSGAGDTVIATIAAGLATGASLVEAAALANVAGGIVVSKIGTAAIRAAELIKAQNTKEYALQTGPVGDISTIDRARQARVLPLEDAVEQVQKWRARGLRIGFTNGCFDILHAGHVGYLNQARNKCDRLVVGLNHDASIRILKGPDRPVNGQDARASVLGALGSVDMVVFFGAEEKSEDNTPCALVSSLRPDIFFKGGDYEIEDLPEAKIVRSYGGDVRIMTLYEGFSTTSTIEKMTDKKDKVA, from the coding sequence ATGGCCGGCACGCGCGTTCTGGTGATCGGCGATATCATGCTCGACAGCTTCGTTTACGGGGAAGTTTCGCGGATATCGCCCGAAAGTCCGGTGCCGGTTTTATCCATTTCACACGATAATAAAATGCTGGGCGGCGCGGGAAACGTCCTGTCCAACCTTTCAGGGCTGGGAGTCCGCAGCAAGGTGATTTCCGTCATCGGTGCGGACGAAAACGGAAAGGTGCTGCGCGGGATCGCCGAAACGCTGGGTGCGGACGCAAGCGGCCTGATCGAGGACGATTCGCGGCCAACGACGCTGAAAACCCGTTACCTCTCCCGCAACCACCAGCTGCTGCGGACGGATTTTGAAAACACGCACGAGGTGTCTGAAGAAATATCAAACAGAATTCTTCAGGAGGCTGAAACCGCGATCGCCAATGGCATCGGGGCGATCGTGCTGTCCGATTACGGCAAGGGCGTCCTCACAAAAAATATTATTTCCGGGATTATCCGACGGGCAAACACCAAAAACATACCCGTCCTGGTCGATCCGAAAGGAAATGACTACGGTTGTTATAAAGACGCCGATGTCGTCACGCCCAATCGCAGGGAACTTTCCGAAGCCACAGGCGGAATGCCGGTCAAAGAAGACAGCGATATCGTAAAGGCCGCCGAGCAGCTCATGACCCGAAACGGTATTAAAGCGGTCGTTGCAACGCGCAGCGAAGACGGCATGAGCATTGTTCGCGCCCGCAAAGAGGGGGGCTTCGAACAGCCCGTCCATCTCAAGACGGAAAGCCTGGAGGTTTTCGATGTCTCCGGCGCAGGAGACACGGTCATCGCCACAATCGCCGCCGGACTGGCTACAGGGGCCAGCCTGGTCGAGGCGGCGGCGCTGGCCAACGTCGCGGGCGGCATCGTGGTCAGTAAAATCGGCACGGCCGCCATTCGCGCGGCGGAACTGATCAAGGCCCAAAACACCAAAGAATATGCGCTGCAAACAGGGCCGGTGGGCGACATTTCCACCATTGACCGCGCGCGTCAGGCGCGCGTTTTGCCTTTGGAAGACGCCGTGGAGCAAGTCCAGAAATGGCGGGCGCGGGGCCTGCGGATCGGATTTACAAACGGCTGCTTCGATATTTTACACGCCGGCCATGTCGGATATCTCAATCAGGCGCGGAATAAATGCGACCGGCTGGTTGTCGGTTTAAACCATGACGCATCCATCCGTATTCTGAAAGGACCGGACCGCCCCGTGAACGGTCAGGACGCCCGCGCCAGCGTTCTGGGCGCGCTGGGATCCGTGGATATGGTGGTTTTTTTCGGCGCGGAAGAAAAGAGTGAGGACAACACGCCCTGCGCTCTGGTATCAAGCCTCAGACCTGATATCTTTTTCAAGGGGGGGGATTACGAGATAGAAGACCTGCCCGAGGCAAAGATTGTCCGGTCTTATGGCGGGGACGTGCGGATCATGACGCTCTATGAGGGGTTTAGTACAACGTCCACGATTGAAAAAATGACAGACAAAAAGGATAAGGTGGCCTGA
- a CDS encoding GNAT family N-acetyltransferase: protein MVLSGLPDEFEQQKYAFQKVDASAAKLIRYWLKEPHVEDWWTPSEEAMQIMEQATDNPDSKVVRYIASHNGRDFAYIQCYDLAEKPDIWENNPQPEGTFGIDQFIGDPQMIGFGHGTNFIKSFIEELKKQPEVKKIIVDPAPDNSPAIKCFGQVGFRTEKEIETPNGPALLMSIINE, encoded by the coding sequence ATGGTTTTAAGCGGATTGCCGGACGAATTTGAACAACAAAAATATGCCTTCCAGAAAGTGGATGCGAGCGCAGCCAAACTTATCCGTTACTGGCTGAAAGAACCGCATGTCGAGGACTGGTGGACTCCCTCCGAGGAAGCCATGCAAATTATGGAGCAGGCAACGGACAATCCGGATTCAAAGGTCGTGCGGTATATCGCCTCCCATAACGGCCGGGATTTCGCCTATATCCAGTGTTACGACCTGGCGGAAAAACCGGACATCTGGGAAAACAACCCGCAGCCGGAAGGCACCTTCGGGATCGACCAGTTTATCGGCGATCCGCAGATGATCGGATTCGGCCACGGCACCAATTTCATCAAATCCTTTATCGAAGAGCTGAAAAAGCAGCCCGAAGTCAAAAAAATTATTGTCGACCCCGCGCCGGACAACTCTCCGGCCATTAAATGTTTCGGCCAGGTAGGCTTCCGCACCGAAAAGGAAATCGAAACCCCGAACGGGCCGGCCCTTTTGATGAGCATCATAAACGAATAG
- a CDS encoding peptidoglycan-binding protein, which yields MKIKLSKPFAANSAVDEFDVRQIKKALNRLGYYQPYEKTGITGIPDAGVFSALQSFQKDQGLQATGTARPGDETVSKLGHEAGKKKSGKYIWRSVGDNKVRDSHAELNGTVRDLADSPDPGEEFNCRCWAEPVNCGKEFITQNVISGINDAENQWAWWDYLVHFYIAGGQSITLPDIGWLAPIIEESKTQVFIPVQEQVVDLARQIEQGKLRYTTENTYEFGGISYPIGDATVSSETIGTVSINGKCLIIDAEVTYTFFDDFTDPASIRELNKKFQKKGYPYLYETLPLVIPENMPEWLRLHFEKGDWTELRGTPYFIHGKWKTKLSSTIKRVGQDLK from the coding sequence ATGAAAATCAAACTCAGCAAGCCGTTTGCGGCAAACTCCGCCGTGGACGAATTCGACGTGCGCCAGATAAAAAAGGCGCTGAACCGCCTCGGCTATTACCAGCCCTATGAAAAAACCGGCATTACGGGCATTCCGGATGCAGGCGTTTTCTCCGCCCTTCAATCTTTCCAGAAGGATCAGGGCTTGCAGGCCACTGGCACGGCCCGGCCGGGCGATGAAACCGTCTCGAAACTCGGCCATGAAGCCGGGAAAAAGAAAAGCGGCAAATATATCTGGCGCAGTGTCGGCGACAATAAAGTGCGGGACAGTCATGCCGAGCTGAATGGCACCGTCCGCGACCTGGCCGACTCTCCCGACCCCGGCGAAGAATTCAACTGCCGCTGCTGGGCGGAGCCAGTCAATTGTGGCAAAGAGTTCATCACGCAGAATGTCATTAGTGGTATCAATGATGCTGAGAATCAATGGGCGTGGTGGGATTATCTTGTCCATTTTTATATAGCTGGTGGTCAAAGCATTACATTGCCGGATATAGGATGGCTTGCCCCTATTATTGAGGAATCAAAAACTCAGGTTTTTATACCTGTTCAAGAACAAGTTGTAGATTTAGCCAGACAGATTGAACAGGGAAAGCTTCGTTATACAACAGAAAATACCTACGAATTCGGAGGCATTTCTTATCCTATCGGCGATGCCACAGTAAGCAGTGAAACCATTGGAACCGTCTCCATAAATGGCAAATGCCTCATTATCGATGCAGAAGTCACTTACACGTTTTTTGACGACTTCACCGATCCAGCCAGTATTCGTGAACTCAATAAAAAGTTTCAGAAAAAAGGCTACCCTTATCTATATGAAACTTTACCTTTGGTAATTCCAGAGAATATGCCCGAATGGTTACGCTTGCATTTTGAGAAAGGAGACTGGACAGAGCTTCGAGGCACCCCGTATTTTATTCATGGCAAGTGGAAAACAAAATTATCCAGTACAATTAAAAGGGTTGGCCAAGACTTAAAATAA